From Synoicihabitans lomoniglobus, the proteins below share one genomic window:
- a CDS encoding polysaccharide biosynthesis/export family protein — MKIGKKTVTVFFLFFMRAFRFLLFVLLCGTNFLSAQDGNSTPMDSSSISRSDDYVLQPLDLLELKVFQEPTMDRQVRMSRESVVSLPLIGRVVLDGLTIRAAEGLIRDLYDRDYLVNPQINLVVIEYARRTVNVLGSVASPGEIEFPREEGLNLMDAISRAGGFTRLADRRKIKLTRKLKSGKIENHIINGDDLIAGDSANQWRLETDDLIYVPERLL; from the coding sequence TTGAAAATCGGGAAGAAGACCGTGACGGTCTTCTTCCTTTTTTTTATGCGCGCCTTTCGATTCCTTCTCTTTGTTCTGTTGTGCGGAACGAATTTTCTGTCGGCCCAAGATGGAAATTCGACGCCGATGGACTCATCCTCCATTTCACGCTCCGATGACTACGTGTTGCAGCCATTGGATTTGCTCGAGCTGAAGGTCTTTCAAGAACCGACGATGGACCGTCAGGTGCGAATGTCGCGCGAGTCGGTTGTATCCCTACCCTTAATCGGGCGAGTCGTTTTGGACGGCCTGACGATCCGGGCGGCCGAAGGATTGATTCGAGACCTCTACGATCGGGACTATCTGGTTAATCCCCAGATCAATCTCGTGGTCATCGAGTATGCGCGCCGCACGGTAAATGTGCTCGGGTCTGTAGCCAGTCCTGGGGAAATAGAATTCCCCCGGGAAGAAGGCCTGAACTTGATGGATGCCATCTCGCGAGCGGGAGGTTTTACCCGTTTGGCTGATCGCCGAAAAATCAAGCTCACGCGAAAGCTGAAGTCCGGTAAGATCGAAAATCACATTATTAACGGTGATGATCTCATCGCGGGCGACAGCGCTAATCAATGGCGTTTGGAAACGGACGACTTGATCTACGTCCCGGAGCGTTTGCTCTGA
- a CDS encoding circularly permuted type 2 ATP-grasp protein codes for MTARPRSIPALPPAQLRPLRNRLKLSVQDAGLTDLSPPANGSTDDRFWELEPTPLIIPPEEWSTLQAALRQRAVLINTFLADIYHRQEAMNSGVVPPEVTLADPYFRRPSFGLTPDRHDLATLIRFDLVKTAAGWHFTETHTNAPVGLSYAVQNRRFLTQEASDYYRALPDYKSVINFPLQLVQALHALAPAGMRQPSMVFLSAGPRYPFYSEHSFLARKMGLRLAHGEDLLVLDNCVYFKTIAGLERVDVIYRRLNDAHIDPVVFSTDRESAGIPGLMQCIRAGNVVVANAIGAGVAENRALNAYLPQLSRFYYGEPLLLPSIPTYVCTDNDQLDSILDRAGELDLRPAHSARIDQPHEESIAISRGKLPREVLENPHAYVAQARLKSLSFRASGARHTPFRLSAFALTQGDNVSVLPGGIVNFGPPPYPVDRVGQCADVIVLAGDVHTAGALADFETNVAAGAESTVPSSRAAEALFWLGRYLERAESTARMLSILDDVVLEEIPASDRRRWLPLWRGLLEATGHADQKITARTDPRNTLTSDLIWRMALGASHASSLLSATRSAAANARELREFVSPEAGRILTQLEDTLLQLARQSPAGRSRQSRLARSRAAASAIRAVLGEINACVGTASRTMLQDAGWHFLQIGQQIERATVTARALSHMLPAAVDYANNNEDADDLLHYRDNPELSALLRMLGSQDAYRRIFRTRSQPLFVARLFLQQTRAPRCILYNLQQIATSLAAIAETSGDAAADPALQLIDATTQELKSIKLGQHFDPDIPDLPGAPSLESVIMRSIDCLAALHDSLGDQFFSHQARLDPNSNQPELGL; via the coding sequence GTGACTGCTCGTCCTCGCTCGATTCCAGCTCTGCCTCCCGCCCAATTGCGCCCCTTGCGCAATCGGCTGAAGTTGTCGGTGCAGGACGCCGGGCTCACCGATCTTTCGCCCCCGGCCAATGGCTCGACGGATGACCGTTTCTGGGAATTGGAGCCCACGCCCCTCATCATCCCCCCCGAGGAATGGAGCACCCTGCAAGCCGCCCTGCGCCAACGGGCCGTATTGATCAATACGTTCCTGGCCGACATTTATCACCGGCAGGAAGCGATGAATTCCGGTGTGGTGCCGCCGGAGGTCACGTTGGCCGATCCCTATTTTCGCCGCCCTTCGTTTGGTCTCACGCCCGACCGCCACGATCTCGCCACGTTGATTCGCTTCGATCTGGTGAAGACAGCGGCCGGTTGGCATTTCACTGAAACGCACACCAACGCCCCTGTCGGTTTGAGCTACGCCGTGCAAAACCGTCGCTTCCTCACCCAGGAGGCGAGCGACTACTACCGGGCGCTGCCCGACTACAAGTCGGTCATTAATTTCCCGCTGCAATTGGTGCAGGCGTTGCACGCGCTGGCCCCGGCCGGGATGCGACAGCCGTCCATGGTGTTTCTCTCCGCCGGCCCCCGCTACCCGTTTTACTCGGAACACTCGTTTCTTGCCCGCAAGATGGGCCTGCGTCTGGCCCACGGCGAAGATCTGCTCGTCCTCGACAATTGCGTCTATTTCAAAACCATCGCGGGTCTGGAACGCGTCGACGTGATCTATCGACGCCTCAACGACGCTCACATCGACCCGGTGGTCTTCTCGACCGATCGCGAATCGGCCGGCATTCCCGGACTCATGCAGTGCATTCGGGCCGGCAACGTCGTCGTGGCCAATGCCATTGGCGCGGGCGTGGCCGAAAACCGCGCGCTCAATGCCTATCTGCCGCAGCTTTCCCGCTTTTATTACGGCGAACCTTTGTTGCTGCCGTCCATTCCCACCTACGTCTGCACCGACAACGACCAGCTGGATTCCATTCTCGATCGCGCGGGCGAATTGGATCTGCGGCCGGCACATTCGGCTCGGATCGACCAGCCGCACGAGGAATCCATCGCCATCAGTCGAGGCAAGCTACCGCGCGAAGTGCTGGAGAATCCCCACGCCTACGTTGCTCAAGCCCGGCTCAAATCGCTCTCTTTCCGCGCCTCGGGCGCCCGCCACACTCCGTTTCGCCTGAGCGCATTCGCCCTCACCCAAGGCGACAATGTCTCCGTCCTGCCGGGCGGCATCGTCAATTTCGGTCCCCCGCCCTACCCGGTCGATCGAGTCGGACAATGCGCCGATGTCATCGTGCTGGCCGGCGACGTCCACACCGCCGGAGCCTTGGCCGATTTCGAAACCAATGTCGCGGCCGGAGCCGAGTCCACCGTGCCGAGTTCGCGCGCCGCCGAAGCGCTCTTTTGGCTCGGGCGCTATCTGGAACGCGCGGAGTCGACGGCTCGCATGTTGAGTATTCTCGACGATGTGGTTCTGGAGGAAATACCCGCGTCCGACCGACGTCGCTGGCTTCCGTTGTGGCGCGGCTTGCTCGAAGCCACCGGCCATGCCGACCAAAAGATCACGGCTCGCACCGACCCTCGTAACACGCTCACCAGCGACCTCATCTGGCGCATGGCCCTCGGCGCTTCGCATGCGAGCTCCTTGCTTAGCGCGACGCGTTCCGCCGCGGCCAACGCCCGCGAGTTGCGCGAATTCGTGAGCCCTGAGGCCGGTCGGATTCTTACCCAGTTGGAAGACACCCTCCTGCAGCTCGCCCGCCAGTCGCCGGCCGGTCGCAGTCGCCAGTCCCGCCTGGCCCGCAGCCGGGCCGCCGCCAGCGCCATCCGTGCGGTGCTCGGCGAGATCAACGCCTGCGTCGGCACCGCGTCCCGCACCATGCTCCAGGACGCCGGGTGGCACTTTCTGCAAATCGGCCAACAGATTGAGCGAGCCACGGTTACCGCCCGCGCCCTCAGTCACATGCTCCCCGCCGCCGTGGACTACGCCAACAACAACGAGGACGCGGACGATCTCCTCCACTACCGCGACAACCCCGAACTTTCCGCCCTCCTGCGCATGTTGGGATCGCAGGACGCCTACCGAAGGATCTTCCGCACCCGCAGCCAACCGTTGTTCGTCGCGCGCTTGTTCCTGCAACAGACGCGTGCGCCCCGCTGCATTCTCTACAACCTCCAACAGATTGCCACCAGCCTGGCCGCGATCGCCGAGACTTCGGGTGACGCCGCCGCGGATCCGGCCCTGCAGTTGATCGACGCCACCACCCAGGAGCTCAAGTCGATCAAACTCGGCCAGCACTTTGATCCCGACATTCCCGATTTGCCCGGCGCGCCCAGCCTGGAGTCCGTGATCATGCGCAGCATCGACTGCCTCGCGGCGCTGCACGATTCGCTGGGTGACCAATTTTTCAGCCACCAAGCGCGCCTCGATCCCAACTCCAACCAACCCGAACTGGGGTTGTAG
- the hisC gene encoding histidinol-phosphate transaminase yields MKLTDLVNPSVLTQPVYEPGRPIEDVARELGLDPAGIIKLASNENPLGTSPRALAAMQRALGQSNMYPDGGCIALRERLAQRHKVEAGQIVVGNGSNELIELLGHVFLRPGDEVVMGTPAFIVYKLVTLLFGATPVEVPLTNHVHDLAAMSAAITERTKLVFLPCPNNPTGTNNDGAEVKAWVATMPPHVVVVVDEAYAEYLEESPDWTGEWSAGRKLVILRTFSKIFGMAAQRVGYACAGTELAGLLQRVRQPFNVNAIGQAGALAAVDDEDWVTACQRANRAGFRQVEDGLKRLGVVYVPSVGNFLLANVRDGRAVFDRMQRAGVVVRPVGVYGLPEWVRITIGTAEQNDRMLAALEASLAT; encoded by the coding sequence GTGAAGCTTACCGATCTCGTAAATCCCAGTGTGTTGACTCAACCCGTCTATGAGCCGGGACGCCCGATTGAAGATGTGGCGCGAGAGCTCGGACTGGATCCGGCCGGGATCATTAAGTTGGCGTCGAACGAGAATCCGTTGGGCACATCGCCGCGGGCGCTGGCCGCGATGCAGCGGGCCTTGGGTCAATCCAACATGTATCCGGATGGTGGATGTATCGCCTTGCGGGAACGGTTGGCGCAGCGCCATAAGGTGGAGGCAGGCCAGATCGTGGTGGGCAACGGATCCAATGAGCTTATCGAACTCCTGGGCCATGTCTTTCTCCGGCCGGGCGATGAGGTGGTGATGGGAACCCCGGCGTTCATCGTCTACAAACTGGTGACCTTGCTGTTCGGCGCGACGCCGGTGGAGGTGCCGCTGACGAATCACGTGCATGACCTCGCGGCGATGTCGGCGGCGATCACGGAGCGCACGAAGTTGGTGTTTTTGCCGTGTCCGAACAATCCCACGGGGACGAACAACGATGGCGCTGAAGTCAAAGCGTGGGTGGCTACCATGCCGCCTCATGTGGTGGTGGTCGTGGACGAAGCTTATGCGGAATACTTGGAGGAATCTCCGGATTGGACCGGTGAGTGGTCGGCTGGTCGCAAGCTTGTGATCCTGCGGACGTTTTCAAAAATCTTCGGCATGGCGGCCCAACGCGTGGGTTACGCCTGTGCCGGGACCGAATTAGCGGGGCTGCTGCAACGTGTCCGGCAACCCTTCAATGTGAATGCGATCGGTCAGGCGGGAGCATTGGCGGCGGTCGATGATGAAGATTGGGTCACCGCGTGTCAGCGCGCCAATCGAGCCGGATTCCGGCAGGTGGAGGACGGACTGAAGCGACTCGGCGTTGTTTATGTGCCGAGTGTGGGGAATTTTTTGTTGGCGAACGTGAGAGACGGCCGGGCGGTTTTTGACCGGATGCAGCGGGCAGGCGTCGTGGTGCGGCCGGTCGGTGTTTACGGTTTACCGGAGTGGGTGAGAATCACAATCGGAACGGCTGAGCAGAATGATCGGATGTTGGCGGCGTTGGAGGCCAGTTTGGCGACGTAG
- a CDS encoding outer membrane beta-barrel protein: MNKIKLITAAFGAIIAGSSVHAAPFMAVGSSAELFVTAKATLEFNDNLTLGSDYVAPGATQPANPVRDDTVVRFAPGLSFEFGKNALVSGKFAYVETITRHSDNDDLDSELSDVSFNIQHKDEKSTTSAKASYRQMNQNTVDLRSPTLSGREVFNAGVNHEMEVTAKTSLGFGFNHTNTSYKKATFIDQLSTSIPVSAFYELTPKVDLSFNAQYREVDTDRAASNSDDWTYTVGARGDFTPKLSGSFKVGVVDRSIQAGGGRTSLALSSNFSYAYSPKTSFTFSAGNDFNTTGTGNAQENLDFAVGVSSKVSPDLTISSRVSVRELDNFTKPSDTFYAGSLSAEYVVNAYWQLRGAFNYQENQGGTAGSDFDNKVFSFSALLRY; the protein is encoded by the coding sequence ATGAATAAGATTAAACTCATCACCGCAGCCTTTGGCGCGATCATCGCCGGATCTTCCGTGCATGCAGCACCGTTCATGGCGGTTGGGAGCAGCGCGGAATTGTTTGTTACCGCAAAAGCGACCTTGGAATTTAATGACAATTTGACGTTGGGCAGCGATTACGTCGCCCCGGGGGCTACCCAACCCGCCAATCCGGTTCGTGATGACACCGTCGTGCGTTTCGCTCCGGGTCTTTCGTTTGAGTTTGGTAAGAATGCTCTCGTCAGCGGTAAGTTTGCCTACGTCGAGACCATTACTCGCCATTCTGACAATGATGATTTGGATTCTGAGCTGTCTGATGTGTCGTTCAACATCCAGCACAAGGATGAAAAGTCGACCACAAGCGCGAAAGCATCCTATCGCCAGATGAACCAAAACACGGTAGATTTGCGGTCGCCGACGCTCTCTGGTCGCGAAGTTTTTAACGCTGGTGTCAACCATGAGATGGAAGTGACCGCTAAAACCTCCCTTGGATTTGGTTTCAATCACACCAACACTTCTTACAAGAAAGCTACGTTTATCGACCAGTTGTCGACGTCGATCCCAGTCAGTGCGTTCTACGAGCTTACTCCCAAGGTGGACCTGAGCTTCAACGCTCAATATCGTGAGGTCGACACTGATCGCGCCGCATCGAATTCGGATGACTGGACTTACACGGTTGGCGCGCGCGGAGATTTCACCCCAAAACTCAGTGGTTCGTTCAAAGTGGGTGTGGTGGATCGTAGCATTCAAGCCGGTGGTGGGCGCACCTCGTTGGCTCTCTCCTCAAACTTCTCTTACGCCTATTCGCCCAAGACCAGTTTCACATTCTCGGCTGGCAACGACTTCAACACGACCGGAACGGGTAACGCTCAAGAAAATTTGGACTTCGCTGTTGGCGTGAGCTCCAAAGTCTCACCTGATTTGACCATCTCATCCCGTGTCTCTGTTCGTGAACTAGATAACTTCACGAAACCTTCCGATACGTTCTACGCCGGATCTCTGAGTGCCGAATACGTTGTGAACGCCTACTGGCAGCTGCGTGGTGCCTTCAACTACCAGGAGAATCAAGGAGGCACGGCGGGCAGCGATTTTGACAATAAGGTCTTCAGTTTCTCGGCTCTGCTGCGTTACTGA
- a CDS encoding tetratricopeptide repeat protein → MFQAADRPELARNTLVDGLKYHSADLEYLNQTFSFLFLRQEDQRVVDLVNHLLSDSPASDPRISTYLGTVLATAYFYRGHFDQAEDTIRANGLQLSTEGRFLSAKIEWDRGFQDLAVALIAQLARENPQNANIYRTHIKWLLETDQADQARHASLLRRISFPEQPQPRIDLLYAYDRMDDDQAVSEEALSLLSDFHDDANALLMLGDFAANAGRPKIAEKVYDQCIASALPSQGPALMLVEAHTVAGNHDRSIALARELLEQHPDWEKSMAPIFNGLQAIAFFALGDRESSSLYLDSFLNLPSVRAENLVAVANRLIDVGAVADARRVLEHAVRTDRLNQPALARLIEFELEATQSPNLPSNLRRLLEMRRPSLKLLSSAYQRLGRDQFIYLPSRNALLDDISLVLTGNPLPGRATDQR, encoded by the coding sequence ATGTTTCAGGCCGCCGATCGACCCGAATTGGCGCGCAACACCCTCGTGGACGGACTCAAATACCACTCAGCCGACCTCGAGTATCTTAACCAGACCTTTTCATTCCTGTTTCTCCGTCAAGAGGACCAGCGCGTCGTCGATTTGGTCAACCACCTCCTCTCCGATTCTCCGGCTTCCGACCCTCGTATCAGCACTTACTTGGGCACCGTTTTGGCGACGGCCTATTTTTATCGAGGCCATTTCGATCAAGCCGAGGATACCATTCGGGCAAACGGCCTGCAATTATCGACGGAAGGCCGTTTTCTGAGTGCTAAAATTGAATGGGATCGCGGTTTTCAGGACTTGGCGGTGGCTCTGATTGCTCAGCTCGCACGAGAGAATCCGCAAAATGCCAACATCTATCGCACTCATATAAAATGGTTGCTTGAGACCGATCAGGCCGACCAAGCACGCCATGCCAGTTTGTTGCGTCGAATCAGCTTTCCGGAACAGCCGCAGCCACGTATCGACCTGCTCTACGCCTACGATCGCATGGATGACGATCAGGCCGTCTCGGAAGAAGCCCTCAGCCTACTCTCCGATTTCCATGACGACGCCAACGCACTTCTCATGCTGGGAGATTTCGCCGCCAATGCCGGACGGCCCAAAATCGCCGAAAAGGTCTACGATCAATGCATCGCAAGCGCCCTGCCCTCCCAGGGCCCCGCATTGATGCTGGTGGAAGCCCACACCGTCGCGGGCAATCACGACCGCTCCATCGCCCTCGCCCGGGAGCTTCTCGAACAGCACCCGGACTGGGAAAAAAGCATGGCCCCGATATTCAATGGCCTCCAAGCCATCGCATTTTTTGCCCTCGGAGACCGCGAATCGTCTTCGCTCTATCTCGACAGCTTCCTGAACCTGCCATCGGTGCGAGCGGAGAACCTGGTCGCGGTCGCCAATCGATTGATCGACGTGGGAGCCGTGGCCGATGCCCGACGCGTGCTGGAACACGCCGTGCGCACGGACCGGCTCAATCAACCCGCTTTGGCCCGACTCATCGAATTCGAATTGGAAGCGACCCAATCCCCGAACCTTCCCTCAAACCTACGCCGCCTGCTCGAAATGCGGCGGCCGTCGCTCAAGCTTTTGAGCTCCGCCTACCAACGTCTGGGGCGCGACCAATTTATCTACCTCCCTTCACGCAACGCGTTGCTCGACGACATTTCCTTGGTGCTTACCGGTAATCCTCTCCCTGGGCGTGCGACCGATCAGCGCTGA
- a CDS encoding alpha/beta hydrolase has protein sequence MRRARLLLSCFAGTLIAYLPSRAEADLTTGTIDGAHYTIATPSHRPWNQQLVLIAHGYRPESAPLVADLFPHQSAYQTLIDEGWMVAKTSYRRNGIIVADAITDLDQLLAHINATYGPTNRVILMGDSMGGTIATHLAERGGDDYDGLIAIGAALELREHGDAHGLNLAPQLPLLFVANRSEFDGPRNYLNETSAREGVHLVSPVLFRIDRDGHVNVNQAERLFAIRAMNSWLDRGRPGLPHPVLDKFFDATQRPNPGLSQVAIDADARGLTAKVTEVSAIYGNVFLNLQPADMAAIGWTEGLWAELIVGDQTFRVRHGRDFDSVERGEWVVFPNADGFTWLSRNWGNAAETANLHVGSEIHLRRFPASN, from the coding sequence ATGCGCCGCGCCCGCCTGCTCCTCTCATGCTTCGCCGGAACCCTGATCGCCTACCTGCCCTCGCGCGCAGAAGCCGACCTCACCACCGGCACCATCGATGGTGCTCACTACACCATCGCGACTCCCTCCCATCGACCTTGGAACCAGCAGCTTGTGCTCATCGCGCACGGCTATCGGCCCGAATCCGCGCCGTTGGTCGCCGATCTATTTCCCCACCAATCGGCCTACCAAACCCTGATTGATGAAGGGTGGATGGTCGCCAAGACCAGCTACCGCCGCAACGGTATCATCGTCGCCGACGCGATCACCGACCTCGACCAACTGCTCGCGCACATCAACGCCACTTACGGCCCCACCAATCGGGTTATCTTAATGGGAGACTCCATGGGCGGAACCATCGCCACGCACCTCGCCGAGCGTGGCGGCGACGACTACGACGGTCTGATCGCGATTGGAGCTGCCTTGGAACTGCGCGAACACGGCGACGCTCACGGGCTTAACCTCGCGCCCCAACTCCCGCTTCTTTTTGTCGCCAACCGCAGTGAATTCGATGGCCCACGCAATTATCTGAATGAGACGTCAGCCCGCGAGGGCGTGCATCTCGTTTCGCCCGTCCTGTTTCGCATCGATCGCGACGGCCACGTGAATGTCAACCAAGCCGAACGTCTCTTCGCCATTCGCGCCATGAACTCTTGGCTCGACCGCGGTCGCCCGGGGCTTCCCCACCCCGTTCTGGACAAATTCTTCGACGCAACCCAGCGCCCGAATCCGGGATTGTCTCAAGTCGCGATCGATGCCGATGCACGCGGCCTGACCGCGAAGGTGACCGAGGTGTCCGCCATCTATGGTAACGTTTTCCTCAACCTCCAACCGGCGGATATGGCTGCGATCGGCTGGACCGAGGGCCTCTGGGCCGAACTCATCGTCGGCGACCAAACCTTCCGCGTTCGCCATGGTCGCGATTTCGACAGCGTCGAGCGCGGCGAATGGGTTGTTTTTCCCAACGCCGACGGCTTCACGTGGTTGTCCCGCAATTGGGGCAATGCCGCCGAGACCGCCAACCTGCATGTCGGCTCCGAGATTCACCTGCGACGCTTCCCTGCGTCGAATTAA
- a CDS encoding sugar phosphate isomerase/epimerase family protein, protein MPAPRLSLQLYSLRDKTKEDFAATVSAVAQMGYAGVETAGFGNLDAAAGSAAIRDAGLEVSGMHVGIHLLRGEFNRVVDEALLCGTKNIICPFWPKAHFRTADACRRIGRDLNEIGARLRGLGFQFHYHNHDGEIALVEGRRVFDWMLDAAAPENLGCQADVYWVHVGGKDPAEFIREQGRRITLLHIKDEKEIGSGPVDFPAVFAAAESVDAAEWYVIEVEKYNHDPLESVRLSLEQMRTWGKA, encoded by the coding sequence ATGCCCGCTCCCCGCTTATCCCTCCAACTCTACTCTCTGCGCGACAAAACCAAGGAAGACTTCGCCGCCACCGTTTCCGCCGTCGCCCAGATGGGCTACGCCGGCGTCGAAACCGCCGGATTCGGCAACCTCGATGCCGCCGCCGGTTCCGCCGCCATTCGTGACGCCGGCCTCGAAGTTTCCGGCATGCACGTCGGCATCCATCTCCTGCGAGGCGAGTTCAACCGCGTGGTCGACGAGGCGCTCTTGTGCGGCACCAAAAACATCATTTGTCCGTTCTGGCCCAAGGCCCACTTCCGCACGGCCGACGCTTGCCGCCGGATCGGCCGCGACCTCAACGAAATCGGCGCCCGCCTGCGCGGACTCGGCTTCCAGTTCCACTACCACAACCACGATGGCGAGATCGCCCTGGTCGAGGGCCGCCGCGTGTTCGATTGGATGCTCGACGCCGCCGCCCCCGAAAATCTGGGCTGCCAAGCCGACGTCTACTGGGTGCACGTCGGCGGCAAGGATCCTGCCGAATTCATCCGCGAACAAGGCCGCCGCATCACCTTGCTGCACATCAAGGACGAAAAAGAGATCGGTTCCGGCCCCGTGGATTTTCCGGCGGTGTTTGCCGCCGCGGAGAGTGTCGATGCCGCCGAATGGTATGTCATCGAAGTGGAAAAATATAACCACGATCCGCTGGAATCAGTCCGCCTTTCGCTCGAACAAATGCGGACGTGGGGCAAAGCGTAA
- a CDS encoding HAD family hydrolase, with translation MQIEFPDRAFGGYIFDLDGTLIHSMPVHYRAWDQAMREAGIGGTLDEDLFYSLGGVPTVLVAERMAAHYGITVDAVAIEHRKEALYLEILHEVELIEPVVAFAREMAKTHPVAIATGGLPMIALPALDAAGLRDLFRIVVTPDDVAPGRGKPEPDMFLEAARRMGVAPENCLVFEDADPGIAAAQAAGMAVVRVPSRT, from the coding sequence ATGCAAATTGAATTTCCCGACCGTGCGTTTGGCGGTTATATTTTCGACCTTGATGGCACTTTGATTCACTCCATGCCGGTGCACTACCGGGCGTGGGACCAAGCCATGCGGGAAGCCGGCATCGGCGGGACGCTGGATGAGGATCTGTTTTATTCGTTGGGCGGCGTGCCGACGGTGTTGGTCGCTGAACGCATGGCGGCGCACTATGGGATCACCGTGGATGCGGTGGCGATCGAGCACCGCAAGGAGGCGCTGTATTTGGAAATCCTGCACGAAGTCGAGTTGATCGAACCGGTGGTGGCGTTTGCGCGGGAGATGGCGAAGACCCATCCGGTCGCGATTGCCACGGGCGGTTTGCCGATGATCGCGTTGCCTGCGCTCGATGCGGCTGGATTGCGGGACTTGTTTCGCATTGTGGTCACACCGGATGATGTGGCCCCAGGGCGCGGTAAGCCGGAGCCCGATATGTTTCTGGAAGCCGCTCGTCGGATGGGCGTCGCGCCGGAAAATTGTCTGGTGTTCGAGGATGCCGATCCGGGGATTGCGGCGGCGCAGGCGGCGGGAATGGCCGTGGTGCGGGTGCCGAGCCGAACCTGA
- a CDS encoding DEAD/DEAH box helicase — translation MDIPPQDTEFTKIGLNDALAYSVAEKGYDSPTPIQAQSIPLILAGRDVIGSAQTGTGKTAAFALPILQKLGSHGKMRCLVLEPTRELALQVEEAFQEYSKFTDLTTTIVYGGVGYGKQRDDLRRGVDICAATPGRLLDLLEDGSTHLNDVEILVLDEVDRMLDMGFLPDVRRIVQKCASNRQTLFFTATLPPEIASLADWALKDPVQVKIGIQRKPAETVSHAFYPVVASQKFDLLIELLRRTDFKSVIIFTRTRMGADRIARKLKSENHTVGVMHSDRSQRERVEALQGFKSGKFEVLVATDIAARGLDIAGVSHVINYDVPENAEDYVHRIGRTGRAQSTGDAFTLVTEDDVRNARSIERFIGAEVERKQIDDFDYIYSALFDAKVLADAAPVKPKSRLMRGMRR, via the coding sequence GTGGATATCCCGCCGCAAGACACGGAATTCACCAAGATCGGCTTGAACGACGCGTTGGCGTATTCCGTGGCCGAAAAGGGTTACGATTCGCCGACCCCGATTCAGGCGCAGTCGATTCCGTTGATTCTGGCGGGGCGTGATGTGATTGGCTCGGCCCAGACGGGCACGGGTAAGACGGCTGCGTTTGCGTTGCCGATTCTGCAAAAACTCGGTTCGCATGGAAAGATGCGCTGCCTCGTGCTCGAACCGACGCGCGAACTCGCGTTGCAGGTGGAAGAGGCTTTCCAAGAATATTCGAAGTTCACCGACCTCACGACGACCATCGTTTACGGTGGAGTGGGCTACGGTAAGCAGCGCGATGATTTGCGCCGCGGGGTTGATATTTGCGCGGCGACCCCGGGTCGGCTGCTGGACCTCTTGGAGGATGGTTCCACCCATCTGAATGATGTGGAGATTCTCGTGCTCGATGAAGTCGATCGCATGCTCGACATGGGCTTCCTGCCCGACGTGCGTCGGATCGTGCAAAAATGTGCATCCAATCGGCAGACCTTGTTTTTCACCGCGACCCTGCCGCCGGAAATTGCGTCGCTCGCGGATTGGGCGTTGAAGGATCCCGTGCAGGTCAAGATCGGCATCCAGCGCAAGCCGGCTGAAACCGTTTCCCACGCCTTTTATCCCGTGGTGGCTTCCCAGAAATTCGACCTGCTGATCGAGCTGCTGCGCCGCACGGACTTTAAGAGTGTGATTATATTCACGCGGACCCGGATGGGGGCCGATCGCATTGCGCGGAAGCTCAAATCCGAGAACCACACCGTCGGTGTGATGCACTCTGATCGCAGTCAGCGCGAGCGGGTGGAGGCTCTGCAAGGGTTCAAATCCGGCAAGTTCGAAGTGCTCGTCGCCACCGATATCGCGGCACGCGGTCTCGATATCGCGGGCGTGTCCCATGTCATCAACTACGACGTGCCGGAGAACGCCGAGGACTACGTCCACCGGATCGGTCGGACCGGTCGGGCACAGTCGACCGGCGATGCCTTCACGCTCGTGACCGAGGATGATGTGCGTAACGCTCGTTCGATCGAACGCTTCATCGGCGCGGAAGTGGAGCGGAAGCAGATCGACGATTTCGACTACATCTACTCCGCATTGTTCGATGCCAAGGTGTTGGCGGATGCGGCTCCGGTGAAGCCCAAGTCGCGGTTGATGCGCGGCATGCGCCGCTGA